A single genomic interval of Mustela nigripes isolate SB6536 chromosome 7, MUSNIG.SB6536, whole genome shotgun sequence harbors:
- the KLF11 gene encoding Krueppel-like factor 11 isoform X2 has translation MVDIMDICESILERKRHDSERSTCSILEQNDIEAVEALVCMSSWGQRSQKGDLLKIRPLTPVSDPGDVTSTVHVDTATPELPKDFDSLSTLCMTPPQSPDLVEPSTGTPVPSQVTDSKACMVKTITPASAGAAKVLSRKAERGPPDLKMESLEPASSTPCRPMVTSVIRHTAGSPASGQLPTAQIPECQLSINREGEAQFLGHPEASLGTQLTDSLLNTNSVSCQPCLHKSGGLVPVDKGQQAGWPVVIQTCSPKNYESDLPRKATPLISVPVPSSPVFCQMIPVTGQSGMFSAFLKPPPQVSAGTVKPILPHAAAVPQPVFVGPPVPQGAVMLVLPQAALPQPATSASSVVAVGNSKFLPLAPAPVFIASGQNCAPQVDFSRRRNYVCNFPGCRKTYFKSSHLKAHLRTHTGEKPFNCNWDGCDKKFARSDELSRHRRTHTGEKKFACPACERRFMRSDHLTKHARRHVTTRKAPGWQAELGRLSALASAEKPGAPGAVPASA, from the exons ATG GTGGACATCATGGACATCTGTGAGTCAATCCTGGAGAGAAAAAGGCATGATAGTGAAAGGTCTACATGCAGTATCTTGGAGCAGAATGACATCGAAGCAGTTGAGGCTCTTGTTTGCATGAGCTCCTGGGGTCAAAGATCCCAGAAAGGTGACCTGTTAAAGATAAGACCCCTCACACCTGTCTCTGACCCTGGGGACGTCACCAGCACTGTGCATGTGGACACAGCCACGCCTGAGCTACCAAAGGACTTCGACTCTTTATCGACTCTG tgcatgaCTCCTCCTCAGAGCCCTGATCTTGTGGAGCCATCGACGGGGACACCTGTTCCTTCCCAAGTAACTGATTCCAAAGCGTGCATGGTCAAGACCATCACCCCAGCTTCTGCTGGGGCAGCCAAAGTGTTGAGCAGGAAGGCTGAGAGGGGCCCTCCGGATCTGAAGATGGAGTCACTGGAGCCAGCCTCCAGCACCCCCTGCAGGCCCATGGTGACAAGTGTCATCCGTCACACGGCGGGGAGTCCTGCTTCTGGTCAGTTGCCTACTGCCCAGATTCCAGAATGCCAACTTTCCATCAACAGGGAAGGAGAAGCACAGTTTCTGGGACATCCTGAAGCTTCGCTGGGCACGCAGCTCACAGACAGTCTACTGAACACTAACTCGGTGTCGTGTCAGCCTTGCTTGCACAAGTCTGGTGGCCTGGTCCCCGTTGACAAAGGCCAGCAGGCAGGGTGGCCTGTTGTAATTCAAACCTGCTCACCAAAGAATTATGAAAGTGACTTGCCAAGGAAAGCCACCCCTCTGAtttctgtccctgtccccagtTCCCCTGTCTTTTGCCAAATGATCCCTGTGACTGGACAGAGTGGCATGTTCTCAGCTTTTCTGAAACCTCCTCCCCAAGTGTCTGCAGGGACTGTCAAACCCATCCTTCCCCATGCTGCTGCAGTGCCCCAGCCTGTGTTCGTGGGACCGCCTGTGCCTCAGGGAGCTGTGATGCTGGTCCTACCCCAGGCggccctcccccagcctgccaCCTCAGCGTCCAGTGTCGTGGCTGTGGGGAATAGCAAGTTCTTGCCCCTCGCCCCTGCCCCAGTATTCATTGCCTCCGGTCAAAACTGTGCCCCTCAGGTAGACTTTTCCCGAAGGAGAAATTATGTTTGCAACTTCCCAGGTTGCCGGAAAACCTACTTCAAAAGTTCCCACCTCAAGGCTCATCTTCGCACCCACACAG GAGAGAAGCCTTTTAACTGTAACTGGGACGGCTGTGATAAAAAATTTGCTCGCTCCGACGAACTGTCTCGCCACCGCCGCACTCACACCGGGGAGAAGAAGTTCGCGTGCCCCGCGTGCGAGCGCCGCTTCATGCGCAGCGACCACCTGACCAAGCACGCGCGGCGCCACGTGACCACGCGGAAGGCCCCGGGCTGGCAGGCGGAGCTGGGCCGGCTCAGCGCGCTCGCCTCGGCCGAGAAGCCGGGGGCCCCGGGGGCCGTGCCCGCCTCCGCCTGA
- the LOC132021129 gene encoding uncharacterized protein LOC132021129: MWGPSQDPEIMTRAEGRGLTEHKPHHGVTVISLDTCLSQHLACGILFLLYHLACWLVCPLSSVRHAGEKQPIRRTGSRRSRTALSFVEGCKRTLGTDPPHLEGTVSHPSRVGKPGLGAFSQERPSHQENVSSSSLWKSLNKEAGGSMGTVDVTGSSQNPGDKRKDSKYKFTKLKVPSLWLSPGNKGIRSWRDFPGRTAGHKPIMILHHSPPPPWRTPTTRSHVASRITPQGPRKAGSPPDCHRRRRKRGRSPGASKVSGVRPVLVLKTVGWAAGVAQRVEAFAFGSGHDLWVLGWSPASGSLLGGKTASLPLSACLSVYL; this comes from the coding sequence atgtggggcccatcccaggaccctgagatcatgacccgagccgaaggcagaggcttaaccgagcACAAGCCCCATCATGGTGTGACTGTCATCTCCCTGGACACGTGCCTCTCCCAGCACTTGGCTTGTggcatcttgtttcttctttatcATCTTGCTTGTTGGCTAGTTTGCCCTCTGAGCTCAGTGAGGCACGCCGGGGAGAAGCAGCCCATCCGTAGAACCGGCTCAAGGCGATCCCGGACCGCACTAAGCTTCGTAGAGGGCTGTAAGAGGACTTTGGGGACAGACCCTCCTCACTTAGAGGGGACTGTGTCTCACCCCTCTAGGGTGGGGAAGCCTGGCCTCGGGGCTTTCTCCCAGGAGCGGCCCAGCCATCAGGAAAATGTCTCAAGTTCTTCACTGTGGAAGTCCCTAAACaaagaggcagggggaagcatgGGGACCGTGGATGTTACAGGAAGCAGTCAGAACCCTGGGGACAAGAGGAAAGACAGCAAGTACAAATTCACAAAGCTGAAGGTACCAAGCTTATGGCTGTCCCCCGGAAACAAAGGTATTCGGAGCTGGAGAGACTTCCCCGGGAGGACTGCGGGACACAAACCCATTATGATCCTTCaccactccccgcccccaccctggcGCACACCCACGACCAGGAGTCACGTGGCCTCCAGAATCACGCCCCAGGGGcccaggaaggcagggagccCACCGGACTGCCACAGACGGCGCAGGAAGCGAGGAAGGAGTCCAGGGGCCTCCAAGGTTTCAGGTGTACGCCCTGTTCTTGTGTTAAAGACAGTGGGCTGGGCcgctggggtggctcagcgggttgaagcctttgccttcggctcgggtcacgatctctgggtcttgggatggagccctgcatcgggctctctgcttggcggtaagactgcttcccttcctctctctgcctgcctctctgtctacttatga
- the KLF11 gene encoding Krueppel-like factor 11 isoform X1, with translation MHTPGSAGPGDARAVDIMDICESILERKRHDSERSTCSILEQNDIEAVEALVCMSSWGQRSQKGDLLKIRPLTPVSDPGDVTSTVHVDTATPELPKDFDSLSTLCMTPPQSPDLVEPSTGTPVPSQVTDSKACMVKTITPASAGAAKVLSRKAERGPPDLKMESLEPASSTPCRPMVTSVIRHTAGSPASGQLPTAQIPECQLSINREGEAQFLGHPEASLGTQLTDSLLNTNSVSCQPCLHKSGGLVPVDKGQQAGWPVVIQTCSPKNYESDLPRKATPLISVPVPSSPVFCQMIPVTGQSGMFSAFLKPPPQVSAGTVKPILPHAAAVPQPVFVGPPVPQGAVMLVLPQAALPQPATSASSVVAVGNSKFLPLAPAPVFIASGQNCAPQVDFSRRRNYVCNFPGCRKTYFKSSHLKAHLRTHTGEKPFNCNWDGCDKKFARSDELSRHRRTHTGEKKFACPACERRFMRSDHLTKHARRHVTTRKAPGWQAELGRLSALASAEKPGAPGAVPASA, from the exons ATGCACACTCCGGGCTCCGCGGGCCCGGGCGACGCGCGTGCG GTGGACATCATGGACATCTGTGAGTCAATCCTGGAGAGAAAAAGGCATGATAGTGAAAGGTCTACATGCAGTATCTTGGAGCAGAATGACATCGAAGCAGTTGAGGCTCTTGTTTGCATGAGCTCCTGGGGTCAAAGATCCCAGAAAGGTGACCTGTTAAAGATAAGACCCCTCACACCTGTCTCTGACCCTGGGGACGTCACCAGCACTGTGCATGTGGACACAGCCACGCCTGAGCTACCAAAGGACTTCGACTCTTTATCGACTCTG tgcatgaCTCCTCCTCAGAGCCCTGATCTTGTGGAGCCATCGACGGGGACACCTGTTCCTTCCCAAGTAACTGATTCCAAAGCGTGCATGGTCAAGACCATCACCCCAGCTTCTGCTGGGGCAGCCAAAGTGTTGAGCAGGAAGGCTGAGAGGGGCCCTCCGGATCTGAAGATGGAGTCACTGGAGCCAGCCTCCAGCACCCCCTGCAGGCCCATGGTGACAAGTGTCATCCGTCACACGGCGGGGAGTCCTGCTTCTGGTCAGTTGCCTACTGCCCAGATTCCAGAATGCCAACTTTCCATCAACAGGGAAGGAGAAGCACAGTTTCTGGGACATCCTGAAGCTTCGCTGGGCACGCAGCTCACAGACAGTCTACTGAACACTAACTCGGTGTCGTGTCAGCCTTGCTTGCACAAGTCTGGTGGCCTGGTCCCCGTTGACAAAGGCCAGCAGGCAGGGTGGCCTGTTGTAATTCAAACCTGCTCACCAAAGAATTATGAAAGTGACTTGCCAAGGAAAGCCACCCCTCTGAtttctgtccctgtccccagtTCCCCTGTCTTTTGCCAAATGATCCCTGTGACTGGACAGAGTGGCATGTTCTCAGCTTTTCTGAAACCTCCTCCCCAAGTGTCTGCAGGGACTGTCAAACCCATCCTTCCCCATGCTGCTGCAGTGCCCCAGCCTGTGTTCGTGGGACCGCCTGTGCCTCAGGGAGCTGTGATGCTGGTCCTACCCCAGGCggccctcccccagcctgccaCCTCAGCGTCCAGTGTCGTGGCTGTGGGGAATAGCAAGTTCTTGCCCCTCGCCCCTGCCCCAGTATTCATTGCCTCCGGTCAAAACTGTGCCCCTCAGGTAGACTTTTCCCGAAGGAGAAATTATGTTTGCAACTTCCCAGGTTGCCGGAAAACCTACTTCAAAAGTTCCCACCTCAAGGCTCATCTTCGCACCCACACAG GAGAGAAGCCTTTTAACTGTAACTGGGACGGCTGTGATAAAAAATTTGCTCGCTCCGACGAACTGTCTCGCCACCGCCGCACTCACACCGGGGAGAAGAAGTTCGCGTGCCCCGCGTGCGAGCGCCGCTTCATGCGCAGCGACCACCTGACCAAGCACGCGCGGCGCCACGTGACCACGCGGAAGGCCCCGGGCTGGCAGGCGGAGCTGGGCCGGCTCAGCGCGCTCGCCTCGGCCGAGAAGCCGGGGGCCCCGGGGGCCGTGCCCGCCTCCGCCTGA